A genomic region of Microbacterium schleiferi contains the following coding sequences:
- a CDS encoding MFS transporter, with protein sequence MPPRSPRPLGRRALVPSALNLVAIGAMTAPAIAGLPVAVDQLVPADARTGTLGLAITLGAVAATVANPLFGALSDRTRSRWGRRHPWTVGGAALGLVATVVLLLAPSVGVLIAAWVAVQISYNAMLAAAAGLLSDAVADAERSAASGAFAAAAFLGTVPPLLLSSLLPDHLDAVTLTMCIVAVGISLGAAVWLPERGGPAAEALTVGHRGASVRRFAPVWIGRFIQSVAFGLLTSFMLYLVADRITGSAASATSLTSVSTLAGGAALVGAALFGGWLAARVDRRILLGASAIVLALAAFLRAASTDAALLVVSAVTAGLAMGVFFTVNLAVALRRIPPGAGGRYLGALNVADTLPQILVPVVAAWLLTLGGPDPISSAADNFTTLCVAAAVVSLLGLVALPFLGATVPPTEVDVGIAVEDSPRREHP encoded by the coding sequence CTCCGGCCATCGCCGGCCTGCCCGTCGCGGTGGATCAGCTGGTTCCGGCTGACGCGCGCACCGGCACGCTCGGGCTGGCGATCACCCTCGGTGCTGTCGCCGCGACGGTCGCCAACCCGCTCTTCGGCGCTCTGTCGGATCGCACCCGCTCCCGCTGGGGGCGACGCCACCCCTGGACTGTCGGCGGGGCAGCGCTCGGGTTGGTCGCCACCGTGGTTCTGCTGCTCGCTCCGTCTGTGGGCGTCTTGATCGCCGCGTGGGTGGCCGTGCAGATCTCCTACAACGCCATGCTCGCCGCGGCGGCGGGGTTGCTCTCGGATGCGGTTGCCGATGCTGAACGCTCGGCGGCCTCCGGCGCCTTCGCGGCGGCGGCGTTCCTGGGCACCGTGCCACCGCTGCTGCTGTCGTCCCTGCTGCCTGACCACCTGGACGCGGTGACCCTCACGATGTGCATCGTGGCCGTCGGTATCTCGCTGGGTGCTGCCGTGTGGCTCCCCGAGCGTGGCGGGCCTGCGGCAGAAGCGCTGACGGTCGGACACCGCGGCGCGTCGGTGCGGCGCTTCGCACCGGTCTGGATCGGCCGCTTCATCCAGTCGGTGGCCTTCGGACTGCTGACCTCGTTCATGCTGTATCTCGTGGCAGACCGCATCACGGGATCGGCCGCGTCGGCCACCTCGCTCACGTCCGTATCGACGCTGGCCGGGGGTGCAGCACTCGTTGGCGCCGCACTCTTCGGCGGCTGGCTCGCGGCGCGGGTCGATCGACGCATCCTGCTGGGGGCCTCGGCGATCGTGCTGGCGCTGGCTGCCTTCCTCCGCGCGGCCAGCACGGATGCCGCCCTCCTCGTGGTCAGCGCCGTCACGGCGGGCCTGGCCATGGGGGTCTTCTTCACTGTCAATCTCGCTGTCGCACTCCGCCGGATTCCGCCGGGAGCCGGCGGCCGCTATCTCGGCGCCCTGAATGTCGCCGACACGCTGCCGCAGATCCTTGTGCCGGTGGTGGCAGCGTGGCTGCTCACGCTCGGCGGCCCCGACCCCATCTCGAGCGCCGCAGACAACTTCACGACGCTCTGCGTCGCGGCGGCCGTCGTGAGCCTGCTGGGACTGGTCGCTCTACCCTTCCTCGGTGCGACTGTCCCGCCGACCGAGGTCGATGTCGGCATCGCTGTGGAGGATTCCCCACGCCGAGAGCACCCGTAG